One window of Medicago truncatula cultivar Jemalong A17 chromosome 2, MtrunA17r5.0-ANR, whole genome shotgun sequence genomic DNA carries:
- the LOC11446770 gene encoding photosystem II 10 kDa polypeptide, chloroplastic codes for MASSVMASVSLKPTPFRVEKSSVRGLPALSRPFKVVASGVKKIKTDTPYGTGGGMALPDGKDASGRKQKGKGVYQFVDKYGANVDGYSPIYEPKDWSPTGDVYTGGTTGLAIWAVTLAGLLAGGALLVYNTSALSQ; via the exons atggCATCTTCAGTTATGGCTTCTGTGAGTTTGAAACCAACTCCTTTTAGAGTTGAGAAATCTTCAGTTAGAGGACTACCTGCCCTTTCAAGACCCTTCAAAGTTGTTGCTAGTGGTGTCAAGAAGATTAAGACTGACACACCTTATG gAACTGGAGGTGGCATGGCCTTGCCCGATGGAAAAGATGCTTCTGGCAGGAAACAAAAG GGAAAGGGTGTTTACCAGTTTGTGGACAAATACGGTGCTAATGTTGATGGATACAG CCCTATCTACGAGCCAAAGGACTGGTCTCCAACCGGTGATGTCTACACTGGAG GTACGACTGGTTTGGCTATCTGGGCAGTAACTCTAGCTGGTCTTCTAGCTGGTGGTGCACTCCTTGTCTACAACACAAGTGCTTTGTCACAATAG